The following coding sequences lie in one Arachis ipaensis cultivar K30076 chromosome B05, Araip1.1, whole genome shotgun sequence genomic window:
- the LOC107643849 gene encoding endonuclease 2, protein MGSYRIQLVVGIVSSLLFVFPSTQGWGEDGHAIVCKIAQGRLNSRAAAAVKKLLPADAGNDLSSKCSWADHVRFIYTWSSPLHFADTPDALCTFNNQRDCVDQATGTRGRCVVAAIANYTTQLLDYGSVPKSKYNLTQALYFLSHFMGDIHQPLHCGFTTDRGGNDITVHWYTRKENLHHIWDDSIIETEVERFYDSNITDFVNAIQQNIKNEWADQIEDWENCSATDIPCPTTYASESVDDACKWAYRDAEEGSVLEDDYFLSRYPIVNLRLAQAGVRLAATLNQILDPELVMSM, encoded by the exons ATGGGTTCCTACAGAATTCAGTTAGTAGTGGGTATAGTCTCATCACTCCTATTTGTGTTTCCAAGTACCCAAGGATGGGGAGAAGATGGGCATGCCATCGTTTGTAAGATTGCTCAG GGTCGGCTGAATAGCAGAGCTGCGGCGGCTGTGAAGAAGCTGCTGCCGGCGGATGCAGGAAATGATTTGTCGAGCAAGTGTTCGTGGGCAGATCATGTGAGGTTCATCTACACTTGGTCATCTCCTTTGCACTTTGCTGATACTCCTGACGCCCTTTGCACCTTCAACAACCAGA GAGATTGTGTGGATCAGGCCACTGGAACGAGGGGAAGATGTGTTGTGGCAGCTATTGCAAATTACACCACCCAGCTCCTCGACTACGGGAGTGTCCCAAAATCTAAAT ATAACCTCACACAAGCACTTTACTTCCTATCACACTTTATGGGAGACATTCACCAG CCTCTGCATTGTGGCTTTACCACTGACAGGGGAGGAAACGATATAACTGTCCACTGGTACACAAGGAAGGAAAATCTTCATCAT ATCTGGGACGACAGCATAATTGAAACAGAAGTTGAAAGGTTCTATGATTCTAACATTACTGACTTCGTTAATGCAATTCAACAGAACATTAAG AATGAATGGGCGGATCAAATTGAAGATTGGGAGAACTGCAGTGCTACGGATATCCCATGTCCAACTAC atatgCATCTGAAAGTGTGGATGATGCTTGCAAATGGGCATACAGAGATGCCGAAGAGGGTTCAGTATTAGAAG ATGATTACTTCCTTTCACGGTACCCAATCGTCAATTTGAGGTTAGCTCAAGCAGGAGTACGGTTGGCTGCAACTCTCAACCAAATTCTTGACCCAGAGTTAGTGATGTCGATGTAA